One segment of Paenibacillus rhizovicinus DNA contains the following:
- the recF gene encoding DNA replication/repair protein RecF (All proteins in this family for which functions are known are DNA-binding proteins that assist the filamentation of RecA onto DNA for the initiation of recombination or recombinational repair.) — MRLNSIQLLNYRNYEQIELKTDNQVNLFVGRNAQGKTNLLEAILVLALTKSHRTSKDKELIGWQSSEARIRGEVEKRYGTVTLDLALSQQGKKARINGLEQRKLSDFVGSLNVVMFAPEDLEIVKGTPGVRRRFLDMEIGQVQPGYLHALGQYHKVLQQRNNYLKATLPGNANPAMMEVWNMQLAEYGVKIVKKRQNFIEKLQRWAQSIHAGITAGSEELTIVYKPSFESDAKEDESILFEQFMIKLTQVKDQELRRGMTLVGPHRDDIAFFINGKEASVYGSQGQQRTTALSLKLAEIELIHEEIGEYPLLLLDDVLSELDQHRQTQLIETFQSKVQTFITTTGLESVNISKLHDAKIYNVQNGHVAL, encoded by the coding sequence GTGCGATTAAATTCCATCCAGCTGCTTAATTACCGCAATTACGAACAGATCGAACTCAAGACGGATAACCAAGTGAATCTGTTCGTCGGGCGCAACGCGCAGGGCAAGACAAATTTGCTGGAAGCGATCCTTGTGCTCGCATTAACCAAGTCTCACCGCACAAGCAAGGACAAGGAACTGATCGGCTGGCAGTCCAGCGAAGCTCGCATTCGGGGCGAGGTTGAGAAGCGTTACGGAACGGTGACGCTTGATCTTGCTTTATCCCAGCAAGGGAAGAAGGCTAGAATCAACGGACTGGAGCAGCGCAAGCTGAGCGATTTTGTCGGCTCGTTGAATGTCGTCATGTTTGCTCCGGAGGATCTGGAAATTGTAAAAGGTACGCCGGGCGTGCGTCGTCGGTTTCTCGATATGGAGATCGGCCAGGTGCAGCCCGGTTATTTGCATGCGCTCGGGCAATACCATAAAGTGCTGCAGCAGCGCAATAATTACTTGAAAGCGACGCTGCCGGGAAACGCCAATCCGGCCATGATGGAAGTTTGGAATATGCAGCTTGCCGAATACGGTGTTAAAATTGTGAAAAAAAGGCAAAACTTCATAGAGAAGCTCCAGAGGTGGGCACAATCCATCCACGCCGGTATTACCGCCGGATCCGAGGAGCTGACGATCGTCTACAAGCCCTCCTTCGAAAGCGATGCGAAAGAAGATGAATCTATTTTATTTGAGCAATTTATGATAAAGTTAACACAAGTCAAGGATCAGGAGCTTCGTCGCGGGATGACGCTCGTTGGTCCTCATCGTGATGACATCGCCTTCTTTATCAACGGCAAAGAGGCCTCGGTTTACGGTTCGCAGGGACAGCAGCGAACGACCGCGCTTTCGCTCAAATTGGCCGAGATCGAACTCATACATGAAGAAATCGGCGAGTACCCGTTGCTGCTGCTCGATGACGTGTTATCGGAGCTCGACCAGCACCGGCAGACGCAGCTGATTGAAACTTTCCAGAGTAAAGTGCAAACGTTCATAACGACGACGGGACTTGAGAGCGTCAATATAAGCAAACTGCATGACGCCAAGATATATAACGTTCAGAATGGCCATGTGGCGCTATAA
- the dnaA gene encoding chromosomal replication initiator protein DnaA — protein MDSHTHEMWQQVLSIIQTKLSKPSFDTWFKATKASFSGDSVVIVTAPTTFAAEWLESRYTKLVRTTLQEFLGRQYDIKFVIEENKPPEPAEIQPIVLPPAQVGPEEHYTHMLNPKYMFDTFVIGANNRFAHAASLAVAEAPAKAYNPLFLYGGVGLGKTHLMHAIGHYILEHNPNTRVLYLSSEKFTNEFINAIRDNRGESFRNKYRNIDVLLIDDIQFLAGKEQTQEEFFHTFNALHEERKQIVISSDRPPKEIPTLEERLRSRFEWGLITDIQPPDLETRIAILRKKAKAENLDIPNEAMVYIASQIDTNIRELEGALIRVVAYSSLINEDISSHLAAEALKDIIPTSRPKMITMQDIQHKVGELYGLKLEEFKARKRTKAVAFPRQIAMYLSRELTDYSLPKIGEAFGGRDHTTVIHAHEKITQQLKADSELYKIVQTLTEKIKNHT, from the coding sequence GTGGATAGCCATACGCACGAAATGTGGCAACAGGTGCTGTCTATCATCCAAACCAAGCTTAGCAAGCCGAGCTTCGATACTTGGTTTAAAGCGACGAAAGCTTCGTTCAGCGGAGATTCCGTCGTTATCGTGACAGCACCGACGACTTTCGCGGCCGAATGGCTCGAAAGCCGGTATACCAAGCTTGTGCGAACAACGCTGCAGGAATTCCTGGGGCGTCAATACGACATTAAATTTGTCATTGAGGAAAACAAACCGCCTGAACCGGCCGAAATCCAGCCGATCGTCTTGCCTCCGGCCCAGGTCGGTCCCGAAGAGCATTACACCCATATGCTCAATCCCAAGTATATGTTCGATACGTTCGTCATCGGCGCCAATAACCGGTTTGCGCACGCGGCTTCCTTGGCAGTAGCCGAAGCGCCGGCTAAGGCTTACAACCCGCTCTTCCTATATGGAGGCGTTGGTCTGGGCAAAACGCATTTGATGCATGCAATCGGGCATTATATTCTTGAGCATAATCCCAATACGCGGGTACTTTACCTGTCCTCGGAGAAATTCACCAACGAATTCATCAACGCGATCCGGGACAACCGCGGGGAAAGTTTCCGTAACAAGTACCGGAACATCGACGTGCTGCTGATCGACGATATTCAGTTTCTAGCCGGGAAAGAACAGACGCAGGAAGAGTTCTTCCATACGTTTAATGCCCTGCATGAGGAACGCAAACAAATCGTCATTTCAAGCGACCGTCCGCCCAAAGAGATCCCGACGCTGGAGGAACGGCTGCGTTCGCGGTTCGAGTGGGGGCTAATTACGGATATTCAGCCGCCTGACCTGGAGACGCGGATCGCGATTCTCAGGAAGAAGGCGAAGGCGGAGAACCTGGACATTCCGAACGAGGCAATGGTCTATATCGCGAGCCAGATCGATACGAATATCCGCGAGCTGGAAGGCGCGCTCATTAGGGTCGTAGCTTATTCTTCCCTCATCAATGAGGATATTAGTTCGCATTTGGCAGCCGAGGCGCTGAAGGATATCATTCCGACCAGCCGGCCGAAAATGATTACGATGCAGGATATTCAGCATAAGGTCGGGGAGCTGTACGGACTGAAGCTAGAGGAGTTCAAAGCGCGTAAACGGACGAAAGCCGTCGCATTTCCGAGGCAAATCGCCATGTACTTGTCCAGGGAACTAACGGACTATTCGCTTCCTAAGATCGGCGAGGCGTTCGGGGGCCGTGACCATACGACTGTCATTCACGCCCACGAGAAGATCACGCAGCAGCTGAAAGCCGATTCGGAGCTGTACAAGATTGTTCAGACGCTGACGGAGAAGATCAAGAACCATACATGA
- the gyrB gene encoding DNA topoisomerase (ATP-hydrolyzing) subunit B, with translation MTSNQHTYDESQIQVLEGLEAVRKRPGMYIGSTSGKGLHHLVWEVVDNSIDEALAGFCSRIEVIIHENNSITVVDNGRGIPVGENAKLKKSTLEVVMTVLHAGGKFGGEGYKVSGGLHGVGISVVNALSEWVEVTVKREGKIHRQEYRRGAPQYDLQVIGETEETGTTTTFKPDGEIFTETLVYEYEVLQSRIRELAFLNKGIEIVLIDERTGASNTYKYEGGIIEFVKYLNRSREALHEDPIYVEGAKDNIQVEVALQYNDSYTENIYSFANNINTHEGGTHESGFKSALTRIINEYARKMNAIKDSDSNLSGDDVREGLTAIISVKIPEPQFEGQTKTKLGNSEVRGIVESFFAEKFQEFLDENPAVSKKIVEKGLSASRAREAARKARELTRRKSALEVSALPGKLADCSSRDASISEIYIVEGDSAGGSAKQGRDRHYQAILPLRGKILNVERARLDRILSNTEIRAIITALGTSIADDFDLSKARYHKVIIMTDADVDGAHIRTLLLTFFFRYMRKIIEAGYVYIAQPPLFKIERNKVVRYAQSEKERDAIIAEFGEGVKVNVQRYKGLGEMNASQLWETTMDPESRTMLQVTIEDAIEADNIFETLMGDNVEPRREFIQEFAKYVKNLDI, from the coding sequence ATGACATCGAATCAGCATACGTATGATGAAAGCCAGATTCAAGTTCTCGAAGGGTTGGAAGCGGTACGTAAACGCCCGGGGATGTACATCGGCTCCACAAGCGGCAAAGGACTTCACCACCTCGTATGGGAAGTCGTTGATAATAGCATTGACGAGGCGCTGGCAGGCTTCTGCTCGCGCATCGAAGTAATCATTCACGAGAACAACAGCATCACCGTTGTCGATAACGGACGCGGTATTCCTGTAGGGGAAAACGCGAAACTGAAGAAGTCGACGCTTGAAGTCGTCATGACGGTTCTTCATGCCGGCGGTAAATTCGGCGGCGAAGGCTATAAAGTATCCGGCGGTCTGCACGGCGTTGGTATTTCCGTCGTGAATGCCTTGTCCGAGTGGGTCGAAGTCACAGTTAAGCGGGAAGGCAAGATCCATCGCCAAGAATACCGTCGCGGCGCACCGCAATATGATCTGCAAGTAATAGGCGAGACCGAAGAAACCGGCACAACGACCACCTTCAAGCCGGACGGTGAAATTTTCACGGAAACGCTCGTTTACGAATACGAAGTGCTCCAGTCGCGGATCCGCGAGCTGGCCTTTTTGAATAAAGGAATCGAAATCGTGCTCATCGACGAGCGTACAGGCGCTTCCAACACGTACAAATACGAAGGCGGCATTATCGAATTCGTCAAGTATTTGAATCGGAGCCGCGAAGCGCTCCATGAAGATCCGATCTATGTCGAAGGAGCCAAGGACAATATTCAAGTCGAAGTGGCGCTGCAGTATAACGACAGCTACACCGAGAATATTTACTCCTTTGCCAACAACATCAATACGCATGAGGGCGGTACGCACGAATCCGGCTTCAAGAGCGCCTTGACGCGGATCATCAACGAATATGCCCGCAAGATGAACGCCATCAAAGACAGCGACTCCAATCTGTCCGGCGACGACGTGCGCGAAGGTTTGACGGCCATTATTTCGGTCAAAATCCCCGAGCCGCAGTTCGAAGGACAAACGAAGACGAAACTCGGCAACAGCGAAGTACGCGGTATTGTCGAATCGTTCTTCGCCGAGAAGTTCCAGGAGTTTCTCGATGAGAATCCGGCAGTCTCGAAGAAAATCGTCGAGAAAGGGCTGTCGGCTTCCCGCGCCCGCGAAGCTGCGCGCAAAGCGCGTGAGTTGACCCGCCGCAAGAGCGCCCTGGAAGTCAGTGCGCTGCCGGGCAAGCTGGCCGACTGTTCGTCCCGCGATGCGTCCATCAGCGAAATCTATATTGTCGAAGGTGACTCCGCAGGCGGATCGGCCAAACAGGGCCGCGACCGTCATTACCAAGCGATTCTGCCGCTCAGAGGTAAAATCCTTAACGTTGAGCGCGCTCGCTTGGACCGGATTCTCTCCAATACGGAAATCCGGGCTATCATCACGGCGCTTGGAACGAGCATCGCCGATGATTTCGACCTTTCCAAAGCACGGTATCACAAAGTCATTATCATGACGGATGCCGACGTCGACGGTGCGCATATTCGTACGCTCCTGCTCACGTTCTTCTTCCGCTACATGCGGAAGATCATCGAGGCTGGCTACGTGTACATCGCCCAGCCGCCGCTCTTCAAGATCGAACGAAACAAAGTCGTTCGTTACGCGCAAAGCGAAAAAGAGCGCGACGCCATCATCGCCGAGTTCGGCGAAGGCGTGAAAGTTAACGTACAGCGATACAAAGGTCTTGGCGAGATGAACGCTTCGCAGCTATGGGAGACTACAATGGATCCCGAAAGCCGGACGATGCTCCAGGTTACGATTGAAGACGCCATCGAAGCCGATAACATCTTCGAAACGCTCATGGGCGATAACGTGGAACCGCGTCGCGAATTCATTCAAGAGTTTGCGAAGTACGTCAAGAATCTCGATATCTAG
- the rpmH gene encoding 50S ribosomal protein L34, producing MRPTFRPNVSKRKKVHGFRKRMASANGRKVLSARRQRGRKVLSA from the coding sequence ATGAGACCTACATTTAGACCGAATGTGAGCAAGCGTAAAAAAGTTCATGGTTTCCGCAAACGTATGGCTTCCGCAAATGGACGTAAAGTGCTGAGCGCCCGTCGTCAACGGGGAAGAAAAGTACTGAGCGCGTAA
- the yaaA gene encoding S4 domain-containing protein YaaA: MKEIGISTEYIALGQFLKLSDCIDSGGASKFFLQENEVVINGEPDNRRGRKLYVGDKVDIKGHGVFTIVKR, encoded by the coding sequence ATGAAAGAAATCGGAATTTCAACGGAATATATTGCGCTTGGCCAATTTTTGAAGCTGTCGGATTGCATCGATAGCGGAGGAGCCTCGAAGTTTTTTCTGCAGGAGAACGAGGTTGTCATAAACGGAGAGCCGGATAACCGGCGCGGCCGCAAACTCTATGTCGGCGACAAGGTTGACATCAAGGGGCATGGCGTGTTTACGATTGTGAAACGGTAA
- the dnaN gene encoding DNA polymerase III subunit beta yields the protein MKLTIRKDQLNDAIQQVSKASSTRPAIPILGGIKIDVNHQGVTLTASDTDISIQSFIPVENGEFVIAKVEKPGSVVLPAKFFVEIVKKLPSDDLEIEVKEQFQTMIRSGSTDIQMVGLDPEEFPILPTIEQSESIAVPGDLLKSMIRQTVFAASTSEQTPILTGTLWNLSEGQLKFVATDRHRLASRSATVEAPEGYRFSNVVISSKTLNELSKIVPDDHTHVDIVVADNQVLFKVGNVLFYSRILDGTYPDTSKIIPQHFKTELVLPTKKLTDAIDRAYLMSREEKTNIVRLVTSEDGSIEISSSSTELGRVTEQLDAKEMTGEQLRIAFNSKYMLDTLKVIDSEYIFIGFTGSMSPIIIKPTDHPHSLHLILPYRTTG from the coding sequence ATGAAATTAACGATCCGCAAAGATCAACTGAATGACGCCATTCAACAAGTATCCAAAGCCTCTTCGACACGTCCTGCAATTCCGATTCTCGGCGGTATCAAAATCGACGTTAATCACCAAGGCGTGACTTTAACCGCAAGCGATACCGATATCTCTATTCAAAGCTTCATTCCTGTCGAAAACGGAGAATTCGTCATCGCCAAAGTCGAGAAACCGGGAAGTGTCGTGCTTCCAGCTAAATTCTTCGTCGAAATCGTCAAAAAACTGCCTTCGGATGACCTTGAAATCGAAGTCAAAGAACAGTTTCAAACGATGATCCGCTCCGGCTCCACCGATATTCAGATGGTTGGACTGGATCCGGAAGAATTCCCGATTTTGCCGACGATTGAACAAAGTGAATCCATCGCCGTTCCAGGTGATTTGCTGAAGTCGATGATTCGCCAAACCGTTTTCGCTGCATCCACAAGTGAACAAACGCCGATTTTGACGGGAACGCTCTGGAATTTGTCAGAAGGCCAGCTGAAATTTGTCGCAACCGACCGTCACCGGCTCGCCAGCCGTTCCGCAACGGTGGAAGCGCCGGAGGGCTATCGTTTCTCCAATGTCGTTATCTCGAGCAAGACGCTGAACGAGCTCTCGAAAATCGTTCCGGATGATCATACACATGTGGATATCGTTGTCGCCGACAATCAAGTTCTGTTCAAAGTCGGTAACGTACTATTCTACTCCCGTATTCTGGACGGCACGTATCCGGATACTTCCAAGATTATTCCGCAGCATTTCAAAACAGAACTCGTACTGCCAACGAAAAAATTGACGGATGCCATCGACCGGGCGTACCTGATGTCGCGGGAAGAGAAAACGAACATCGTTCGCCTCGTCACTTCGGAAGACGGAAGCATTGAAATTTCGTCCAGTTCGACGGAGCTCGGCCGAGTAACCGAACAGCTGGATGCGAAAGAAATGACCGGCGAACAGCTTCGCATTGCATTCAACTCCAAATATATGCTCGACACGCTGAAGGTCATCGACAGCGAATATATCTTTATTGGCTTTACGGGTTCTATGAGCCCGATCATCATTAAGCCGACCGACCACCCGCACAGCTTGCATCTCATCCTGCCGTATCGGACGACAGGCTAA
- the remB gene encoding extracellular matrix regulator RemB encodes MYIHLGGEKIIRAAELVAIFDISIEQSSKLSKQFVAQARKRKDVEIIGEEEAKSIVVTENKIYYSPISSSTLKKRSHHFATS; translated from the coding sequence ATGTACATCCATTTAGGCGGAGAGAAGATCATTCGTGCCGCGGAGCTCGTAGCGATTTTCGATATTTCAATCGAGCAATCCTCCAAGCTATCCAAGCAATTCGTCGCGCAAGCCCGCAAGCGGAAAGACGTTGAAATTATAGGAGAAGAAGAAGCGAAATCCATCGTAGTGACCGAGAATAAGATCTACTATTCGCCGATCTCATCTTCAACGCTGAAGAAACGTTCGCACCATTTTGCGACTAGTTAG
- the rnpA gene encoding ribonuclease P protein component, with amino-acid sequence MQKKLRLRNREDFSRIYRNGKSFANGQFVVYWSRQHKAEPFRLGVSASKKIGNAVVRNRMRRLVKEIVRHQTDRIAEQLDFIIIVRKPAVGLGIKELEKSMLHVLKRAGLLKQNR; translated from the coding sequence GTGCAAAAAAAACTACGTTTGCGTAACCGCGAAGATTTTAGCCGGATCTACCGGAACGGCAAATCGTTCGCGAACGGCCAATTCGTCGTGTACTGGTCCCGCCAGCATAAAGCGGAACCATTCCGGCTCGGCGTGTCGGCCAGCAAGAAAATCGGAAATGCCGTCGTTCGCAACAGGATGAGAAGGCTTGTGAAGGAGATCGTTCGCCATCAGACGGACCGAATCGCCGAGCAGCTGGATTTCATTATTATTGTGCGCAAGCCAGCTGTCGGTCTTGGCATAAAGGAACTCGAAAAAAGCATGCTTCACGTCTTGAAGCGGGCAGGGCTTCTGAAACAGAATCGCTGA